In Rhinolophus ferrumequinum isolate MPI-CBG mRhiFer1 chromosome 7, mRhiFer1_v1.p, whole genome shotgun sequence, the following proteins share a genomic window:
- the LOC117024820 gene encoding transcription factor Maf-like, with protein MAQAAAGSGAGRSAGGGGHGPRRAHTLALRLARTPAHTHTRTHTLSPAPGARPPAGRSGYALSAGRADIEEAGEGGSGGGGGGGGGGRGCRRRWRRCLSCNGERRWRSRDPGRSPSWSRGRSRSASPSQGRPRRRRCPGGSPRWAQD; from the coding sequence ATGGCACAGGCGGCAGCCGGGAGCGGCGCGGGGCGCAGCGCCGGGGGCGGCGGGCATGGGCCACGGCGCGCGCACACACTCGCCCTCCGCCTCGCCCGCACCcccgcgcacacacacactcgcacacacactctctcacccGCGCCCGGCGCCCGCCCGCCCGCAGGTCGCTCGGGCTACGCGCTGAGCGCGGGCAGAGCCGACATAGAGGAAGCGGGCGagggcggcagcggcggcggcggcggcggcggcggaggaggTCGCGGCTGCAGGCGCCGCTGGAGACGCTGCCTCAGCTGCAACGGCGAACGCCGCTGGAGGAGCCGGGACCCTGGCCGGAGTCCGAGCTGGAGTCGGGGCCGCAGCCGGAGCGCGAGCCCGAGTCAGGgccgcccgcgccgccgccgctgTCCCGGCGGGAGCCCTCGCTGGGCTCAGGATTGA